AAAAGCTATTGATACCTATAAAGGCGAACCTTCCTTTGCAACTAAAGAAGGTGCAAATGAAATTCTGGGCAAAGGTGTGGATGTTAAAAATAGTTTAGCGCAAATTTATGTACCTGATTATGCCAATATGGTACAACAATTAACGGCTTTCAATCCCCAATCTCAAAAATTACCCCCACAAACTCTGGCGCAAATTAAGCAAGTTAAATCAATGACAGCAGGTGTGGGCATAGATGATGCTGGATTAAGATTTAAAGCGATTGTGAATTTAGATCCTCAACTGAATAAATTTCAATATGAAACTACTTCGGCCAAGATTGTGGAACAATTTCCTAGTGAAACTTTGGCTTTAGTAAGTGGACAGGGTATTAGTAAAAGTTGGCAAACTTTTGTTGAGCAGTCTAAAGATTATCCTGAATTAAATCAAGGATTGCAACAAGCGAGAACACAACTAAAAATCCTCCAACTTGATGTAGATAAAGATATTTTCGGGTGGATGAATGGAGAGTTTGGCTTAGGTGCAATTCAATCTAATCAAGGTTTATTAGCTAATGTGGGTTTTGGAGGTGCGTTAGTATTAAATACGAGCGATCGCAAAACTGCTGAAGCTACTTTTACTAAACTCGATAATTTTGCCAAACAGCAATCTCTTAATGTTGCTCAAAAAAGCATTGGTGGTAAAAATGTCACAGAATGGCAAATTCCTCAACAAGGCGCTCTTATAGCTCATGGTTGGCTCAATGATAATACGGCATTTCTAGCTATTGGCGGCCCTGTTGCAGAAACACTAGTAGATCGTAAAGGTGCAGCACTTGATCAAAGTGATACTTTTAAAACTATCACGGGTTCTTTGCAAAAACCCAATGGTGGTTATTTCTATTTAGATATGGACAAAACCAAAACCATCATTGAGCGCTTATCTGCTCAAAGTCAACCGCTACCTCCAGACGCTACTGCTATTCTCACTTCTATTCGTGGTATTGGTGTGACTGTTAATAGTCCTAGTAAATCAATGACTCAAATGGAGTTGTTGTTATCTCTCAAACCTAGTAAGGGTAAATAAATTTTTCTCCCGCAAAGGCGCAATCACGCTTCGTGATCTCGAAGAGTAGTTTGTAGGGTGCGTCAGACCCGATAATTTGGTAAAAAACAGATATCTTCTCTCTGACGCACCTTATTGATGAGGATAGGTTACGCTTTTCCTAACTAGACATCTGGTGAAAAAGAATGTAGGGACAATTCATGAATTGTCCCTACAAGGGTTTC
The window above is part of the Dolichospermum sp. DET69 genome. Proteins encoded here:
- a CDS encoding DUF3352 domain-containing protein, whose protein sequence is MSEKKSSFLIPVIGTAVIIAGGIAAYMYLKGGANSSSPLGSAKLVPATALMATYIDTNPESWNKLQQFGTPEAQKLLDKEFQDFNQQMLNDSQISYEADIKPWVGGVMIAVLPPEAKKVSQENFRSPEAPNFLLVVDIKDKIAALKFANKLKDKKNVKIQESDYKGQKIIESPGKGQPTYVTVLNNDHLLLTSSKQSVEKAIDTYKGEPSFATKEGANEILGKGVDVKNSLAQIYVPDYANMVQQLTAFNPQSQKLPPQTLAQIKQVKSMTAGVGIDDAGLRFKAIVNLDPQLNKFQYETTSAKIVEQFPSETLALVSGQGISKSWQTFVEQSKDYPELNQGLQQARTQLKILQLDVDKDIFGWMNGEFGLGAIQSNQGLLANVGFGGALVLNTSDRKTAEATFTKLDNFAKQQSLNVAQKSIGGKNVTEWQIPQQGALIAHGWLNDNTAFLAIGGPVAETLVDRKGAALDQSDTFKTITGSLQKPNGGYFYLDMDKTKTIIERLSAQSQPLPPDATAILTSIRGIGVTVNSPSKSMTQMELLLSLKPSKGK